The Chitinimonas sp. BJYL2 genome has a segment encoding these proteins:
- a CDS encoding DUF4844 domain-containing protein: protein MKLFALKIIVALLVIFSLVITAGLTGITFAIWPTSISDHELEISTVTIDKLKKLRLERKFDADQAKFYFGAPNELARAAAQSSVDAVIDILLQTLPSNPRRALVLQTFKSALANFHSAESEERDRLLQYFEQIMIIVGIENSGELFNVWRYGFPYGWFLRT from the coding sequence TTGAAGCTCTTTGCTCTGAAAATTATTGTTGCCCTATTAGTTATCTTTAGCCTTGTAATCACAGCGGGCCTCACCGGTATCACATTTGCCATCTGGCCAACATCTATCAGTGACCACGAACTAGAAATTTCGACAGTCACGATTGATAAGTTGAAAAAACTGCGACTTGAGCGAAAGTTCGATGCTGATCAAGCTAAATTCTATTTCGGAGCCCCAAATGAATTAGCTCGTGCTGCAGCCCAATCTTCGGTTGATGCAGTTATTGATATCTTGTTACAAACTTTGCCAAGCAATCCGAGACGTGCCCTAGTACTCCAAACCTTTAAATCGGCGCTCGCAAACTTCCACTCAGCAGAGTCAGAGGAACGTGACCGGTTGTTGCAGTACTTTGAGCAAATCATGATCATTGTGGGCATAGAAAATTCAGGTGAGCTGTTTAATGTATGGCGCTATGGCTTTCCATATGGCTGGTTC